In Kryptolebias marmoratus isolate JLee-2015 linkage group LG22, ASM164957v2, whole genome shotgun sequence, a single window of DNA contains:
- the wdr27 gene encoding WD repeat-containing protein 27 encodes MITQKLSLTCDRLLSHQQLACCHSYCGIPFNGKEALIYSNMDPQQKPLLLTGHHGDIGAMTFGKRSRPVLLCSASADYIIVWDIETCQNKTQEGEIATGIVIGTLLGDVVHLSFCFSDERVAACSGSNIHVLSSKRQEVICTLTGHLGPLTSAEFCPWNRNILVSASEDRTFKVWDLETKAVLYQSFVLSASPLLSVLFVEKDGLLITGSADGQLWCFSLGDDHKCHLVTKMDLVKMERRHQGRQKNPSLQAGADEHSAAEKVEISKPVVQMASCGPFIDISTDQKIDSWFCIGSTDGLYVVDLATSELQTVLYFKDNLDLSITMAGSWSLCSGCDNSTVVLVSSLFTPCVVLLEISLSNLQRVREDGEGFSLFPSSAPLPESPLNAELKLKEPNYPKKKGSKEKPLVFHSKVKSSGYTSSPRRIMFSPKINAEKTSSSKKTTKKIGLLHSSYPADSAAPTIPCIDLSIANKQVFCLQYSGDGKQILCGLGDSSVLLYKSSLTGSPTVYIGHDKPVSSVSWSLGRQWWLSSSDLSIRIWTNGSSEPAIIMGDNVFSKPIKSAQFYYLDKFLLLASGPSVYLYLYNVDITRDVIKRYKQRSVVKMASCVPTSSTDITALSAANDFLSYIVLVCGSDRSIQVVDMNKGAVASVLPDAHSRVIHCITQNKGSIFSSQTPESYNLFLTGAVTDGVKIWDLRTLRCVRRYENHANRCQPCSSAISPCGRFIVCGSEDKCAYVYDIRSSTYFHKLQRHSDTVLSVAFNPATPELLTGTLDGKLRLFQSSAGSHLSRDTTAALHCFPSVTV; translated from the exons ATGATAACTCAAAAGCTCAGTTTGACTTGTGATAGACTTCTGTCACACCAGCAGCTGGCATGTTGTCACTCTTACTGCGGAATACCTTTCAATGGAAAGGAAGCGCTTATTTACAGTAATATGGACCCACAACAGAAG ccACTGCTGCTAACAGGTCACCATGGTGACATTGGTGCCATGACCTTTGGGAAAAGAAGCAGACCTGTTCTTCTCTGCTCTGCTTCTGCAGATTATATCATCGTCTGGGATATTGAAACGTGccagaataaaacacaagagg GTGAAATTGCAACTGGGATAGTTATCGGGACTTTACTGGGTGATGTTGTCCATCTCTCGTTCTGTTTCTCCGATGAACGAGTGGCTGCTTGCTCAGGATCAAACATACATGTTCTCAGTTCTAAG AGACAGGAGGTGATTTGTACCCTGACTGGCCACCTGGGACCTTTAACATCAGCAGAGTTTTGTCCCTGGAACAGAAATATTCTTGTCAGCGCCTCGGAGGATCGCACTTTTAAG GTTTGGGATTTAGAAACCAAAGCTGTTTTATACCAGTCGTTTGTGCTTTCAG CATCTCCACTGCTTAGTGTGTTGTTTGTGGAGAAGGACGGCCTCCTAATTACCGGCTCAGCTGATGGACAG TTATGGTGCTTCTCTCTTGGCGACGACCACAAGTGCCACCTGGTGACTAAAATGGATCTTGTGAAGATGGAGCGAAGGCATCAAGGGCGCCAAAAGAATCCGAGCCTCCAAGCAG GGGCGGACGAGCACTCGGCGGCAGAAAAAGTGGAGATTTCAAAACCTGTTGTTCAAATGGCTTCATGTGGCCCATTTATAGACATCAGTACTGACCAAAAAAt AGACAGCTGGTTTTGTATAGGAAGCACCGATGGGCTGTACGTGGTGGATCTGGCTACCTCAGAGCTCCAAACGGTGCTGTATTTCAAAG ATAATCTGGACTTGAGCATCACCATGGCTGGGTCATGGTCACTCTGCTCAGGGTGTGATAACTCT ACGGTGGTTTTAGTCAGCTCGTTGTTTACGCCGTGCGTGGTCTTGCTGGAGATTTCTCTGAGTAACCTGCAGAGGGTCAGGGAGGATGGTGAAGGTTTCTCGTTGTTCCCGAG tTCTGCTCCACTGCCTGAATCACCTCTGAATGCTGAGTTAAAGTTGAAGGAACCCAACTATCCTAAAAAGAAAG GTTCAAAGGAAAAGCCACTGGTTTTTCATTCAAAAGTGAAGTCATCTGGATATACCAGTTCCCCAAG AAGAATTATGTTTTCACCAAAGATAAATGCTGAAAAAACATCTTCCTCTAAAAAGACTACCAAAAAGAT agGTTTGCTCCACAGCAGTTATCCAGCAGACAGTGCAGCACCAACTATTCCATGTATTGATCTTAGCATTGCCAACAAACAAGTCTTCTGCCTTCAGTATTCAG GTGATGGAAAACAAATACTGTGTGGTCTTGGCGACAGCTCAGTGTTGCTGTACAAGTCATCTCTTACTGGTAGCCCGACTGTCTACATAG GTCATGACAAACCAGTGAGCAGTGTGAGCTGGAGCCTCGGCAGACAGTGGTGGTTGAGTTCATCCGACCTGTCAATACGAATCTGGACCAATGGCAGCTCAGAGCCTGCCATTATCATG GGTGACAATGTTTTCAGTAAACCCATTAAAAGTGCCCAGTTTTATTACTTGGACAAATTTCTACTTCTGGCGTCTGGACCTTCTGTTTACTTGTACCTGTATAACGTGGACATCACCCGTGATGTCATCaaaag atATAAGCAGCGGAGTGTCGTGAAAATGGCAAGCTGCGTACCAACATCGTCAACAGACATCACTGCTCTATCTGCAGCCAATGACTTTCTCTCAt ACATCGTTCTGGTGTGTGGTTCAGATCGCTCCATTCAAGTAGTGGACATGAACAAAGGCGCAGTTGCCTCCGTGTTGCCCGATGCCCACAGCAGAGTCATCCACTGCATCACACAGAACAAG ggaTCCATCTTCAGCTCACAGACTCCAGAGTCCTACAACCTTTTCCTCACCGGCGCAGTCACGGACGGTGTGAAGATCTGGGACCTTCGCACGCTCAG GTGTGTACGCCGCTATGAGAACCACGCCAATCGCTGCCAGCCATGTTCTTCGGCCATCTCACCCTGTGGTCGCTTCATTGTCTGTGGCTCTGAGGATAAATGT GCATACGTTTATGACATCCGTAGCAGCACTTACTTCCACAAACTTCAGAGACACTCAGACACGGTGCTCAGCGTGGCCTTCAACCCTGCGACACCAGAG CTGTTAACTGGGACCCTGGACGGGAAGCTAAGACTGTTTCAGTCCAGCGCCGGGTCCCATTTGTCTCGTGACACCACTGCTGCTTTGCATTGCTTCCCCAGCGTGACTGTGTAA